From a single Triplophysa rosa linkage group LG1, Trosa_1v2, whole genome shotgun sequence genomic region:
- the LOC130555089 gene encoding cytochrome b5, with product MSKETDTKVVNNSTSDGSNVQYYTRQEIQAHNMSGDAWLIIHEKVYDITTFMEEHPGGEEVLLEQAGADATESFEDVGHSTDAREMLQQYYIGELHMDDREKESKKEVYVTTSEESRSWTTLFIPAIAVVLVGIMYRYYMMESKSS from the exons ATGAGCAAAGAAACTGACACGAAGGTAGTGAATAACAGCACATCGGATGGGAGCAATGTGCAATATTACACGCGACAAGAGATTCAAGCCCATAATATGAGCGGAGACGCATGGCTCATTATCCACGAAAAAGTTTACGATATCACAACTTTCATGGAGGAG CATCCCGGAGGTGAAGAAGTTTTGCTGGAGCAAGCAGGTGCAGATGCAACTGAAAGCTTTGAGGATGTGGGCCATTCCACAGATGCCAGAGAGATGCTCCAGCAATATTACATTGGGGAGCTCCATATG GATGATCGAGAGAAAGAatcaaaaaag GAAGTTTACGTTACAACGTCAGAAGAGTCCAG GTCGTGGACCACCTTGTTCATTCCTGCCATAGCTGTTGTACTTGTGGGTATCATGTATCGATACTACATGATGGAGAGCAAATCATCCTGA
- the zgc:162592 gene encoding melatonin receptor type 1B, producing the protein MADANISIQVINETETDLQRTLEVNRPVKIAIISVLGVMITLSNIAVVMVITSAVSGWSRNSRYFLLSLTGADSAFGLLIMPLNLCVSFMKEYNEGPDPFCHVVAFFNATIYSTCMYTLATISLERYVAVFYPLKYSTLLTRKRALLLISFAWIFPPVLLVPISVPAGIIEVSFSRASLVCNPMYSSNVSYSLALTCLIFFPCSAIMTFCNLRLWIAAKRQRLKLRKHSWGGGYRPKVALRVLVPVMTVYFACWTPCMVIMLYNAISGSGVPEWIEFIAVWLPTSNGFLNCIFYFWINHSFRKKFHVLLQRLCLGLCPGADTDSGCVNSAESSMAPGWNSNYSLHERFSSVSSNCTLLTLMTTETNIREPEPA; encoded by the exons ATGGCAGACGCTAATATCTCCATCCAAGTCATTAATGAAACGGAGACGGATCTACAGAGGACACTAGAGGTTAACCGGCCCGTTAAAATCGCAATAATATCAGTTTTGGGGGTGATGATAACTTTGAGTAACATCGCAGTGGTGATGGTCATAACTTCGGCTGTATCGGGATGGTCGAGAAACTCCCGGTATTTCCTTTTATCGTTAACCGGAGCCGATTCCGCGTTCGGGCTGCTTATCATGCCTCTGAATCTGTGCGTGAGTTTCATGAAGGAATACAACGAGGGCCCGGACCCTTTCTGTCACGTCGTGGCGTTTTTTAACGCGACCATCTATTCCACCTGCATGTATACGCTTGCAACCATCAGTCTGGAGAGATACGTCGCCGTATTTTACCCTCTGAAATACTCCACACTGCTTACGCGGAAAAGAGCGCTGCTTTTGATCTCGTTCGCATGGATATTCCCGCCCGTGCTCCTCGTGCCCATCTCTGTTCCCGCTGGGATCATTGAAGTTTCCTTCTCCAGAGCATCGCTCGTGTGCAATCCCATGTACTCCAGCAACGTCTCGTACTCTCTCGCATTGACGTGCCTCATCTTCTTCCCGTGTTCGGCCATCATGACCTTCTGTAACCTCAGACTCTGGATAGCCGCTAAGAGGCAGAGGTTAAAGCTGAGGAAACACAGCTGGGGTGGAGGATACAGACCTAAAGTTGCCTTACGTGTGCTCGTGCCAGTCATGACCGTTTACTTCGCCTGCTGGACCCCATGCATGGTCATCATGCTTTACAATG CCATTTCAGGCAGTGGCGTCCCAGAGTGGATCGAGTTTATCGCTGTGTGGCTACCGACCTCCAACGGCTTCCTCAATTGTATCTTCTACTTCTGGATCAACCATAGCTTTAGAAAGAAATTTCATGTGCTCCTTCAGAGACTTTGTCTAGGACTTTGTCCAGGCGCTGACACAGATTCTGGTTGCGTCAACTCGGCAGAGTCGTCTATGGCTCCTGGATGGAACAGTAACTACTCTCTTCATGAGCGTTTTTCTAGCGTGTCGTCCAACTGCACTCTGCTCACGCTCATGACCACTGAGACCAACATCCGTGAGCCGGAACCTGCTTGA